The proteins below come from a single Etheostoma spectabile isolate EspeVRDwgs_2016 chromosome 4, UIUC_Espe_1.0, whole genome shotgun sequence genomic window:
- the LOC116688020 gene encoding uncharacterized protein LOC116688020 isoform X3: MSLSIETAVKEKSLETMLEEMNQFDTAQTEDVCDQVKENALVGGNLHSSLTVDQQMIDQSNATEMPEDELSNVCFVKEENKEEDDHTELFRQDGNLQTHYNPTEEVVGDTRDNEPLETTEMSLSIETAVKEKSLETMLEEMNQFDTAQTEDVCGQVNKNAHVGGNLLSSLTVDQQSKSTEMPDEELPNVCFLTEKEKLKNVNLQTNYLVSEDCVKSEDTDYCITPEITTDKHTHKEHTEPHCSVEQAICLSPKEELSTSDEQKEHVNLFQIRGARHSEDAINEVHEEEVKPTQMHQIDNFSIEDSQSSLQTLHSERNVLLDSQPFDSYQSIKGQSPTGFNTKGNRRKFGSNRKNKGPQVKDTTKLSYLTETMRQEELKEQANQDVKPAGEIRTFGSTVNGEENTEKMSEEGTILSQNVMDSRTVVTADIHSSSGKDDFVKSKEVNETENKLIKETENLNQLTECDTVKMELTQSPKISVWKDDSDIQNVSYDENVTARPIADGLEQEGAFQVHDTEVLSCDKEFNEQQTNGTSQILGDVTIKAYNSGVESSMCVPVSRQDKDGEQKDHEAQEINISQVIPHAELFSASQNKTDTLALFDIGLEENIQAEPAGDVSEESGISSQQRIQEITTLDESENLKGRSKQKRRKMGSTRQTQLNRKPEEKRGETKERDFNTEADMRKVDKMEAVEDLQIIVTAEVSQNEHAKPSLSPKNKEQQETTRSDLQIIQSNMIPDIDYSNTLLAELSVCHNKEVVNPVKLVHVSDVRDSESNVDVSVESSQLDDFTTTEMYITSVLAGRHSINPLLSANMDSTNTGITGESCVSLCETTQSPQNDEKQPESVNVINDQALKSADEPVVADLEIVKSVVRGGAEEEHMSAQAYKTRTKQNEGAHTKIPEMINANLDSTNKRRKMGSTRRSLGSRTKQEDLYEKQKEDNEATEAATIVEVGEAESFSGNIGVPQLHKDSGSEQRKEKEFETAEYYFKPHQTFEENPVSHGQLVETEHQLTPNYLPAIQSTSPKHDLMSESASSRKIRKMGSNRKSHENQTAKRDKMTDAQIGRDVRSITDESANKTTEELREESLGPDQISEVNTSDKKPSPNFSTSKATEQPAR, translated from the exons ATGTCATTATCAATAGAGACAGCAGTAAAGGAAAAATCCTTGGAAACTATGCTGGAAGAAATGAATCAGTTTGACACTGCTCAGACTGAGGATGTTTGTGATcaagtaaaagaaaatgcacTTGTTGGCGGTAACTTACATTCAAGTTTGACAGTAGATCAGCAAATGATCGACCAATCAAATGCCACAGAGATGCCAGAGGATGAACTTTCcaatgtgtgttttgtaaaagaagaaaacaaggaaGAAGACGACCACACAGAATTGTTCAGGCAGGATGGAAATTTACAGACCCACT ACAATCCTACAGAAGAAGTTGTTGGCGATACCAGGGATAATGAACCCCTTGAAACAACAGAAATGTCATTATCAATAGAGACAGCAGTAAAGGAAAAATCCTTGGAAACTATGCTGGAAGAAATGAATCAGTTTGACACTGCTCAGACTGAGGATGTTTGTGGTCAAGTAAACAAAAATGCACATGTTGGCGGCAACTTACTTTCAAGTTTAACAGTAGATCAACAATCAAAATCTACGGAGATGCCAGATGAAGAACTTcccaatgtgtgttttttaacagaaaaagaaaaactgaaaaatgtaaatttacagACCAACTACTTGGTAAGTGAGGACTGTGTGAAATCAGAAGATACAGACTATTGTATCACACCAGAGATAACTACAGATAAACACACCCACAAAGAGCATACAGAACCTCACTGCAGTGTTGAACAAGCAATATGTTTGTCACCAAAGGAAGAGTTGTCTACAAGTGATGAACAAAAAGAGCATGTGAACTTATTTCAAATCAGAGGAGCTCGGCATTCAGAAGATGCTATAAATGAAGTGCATGAAGAGGAGGTGAAGCCAACACAAATGCATCAAATTGATAACTTCTCAATAGAGGACAGTCAATCTTCTTTACAAACACTGCATTCAGAAAGGAATGTTCTTTTGGACTCCCAACCTTTTGACAGTTATCAGAGCATCAAAGGGCAAAGTCCCACAGGCTTTAACACCAAAGGGAACAGAAGGAAATTTGGGTCAAACCGAAAAAATAAAGGACCGCAGGTCAAGgacacaacaaaactgtcatatttaacagaaacaatgagGCAGGAAGAATTAAAAGAGCAAGCCAACCAAGACGTCAAGCCTGCTGGGGAAATAAGAACATTTGGATCAACCGTAAATGGcgaagaaaatacagaaaagatgTCGGAGGAAGGCACAATTTTGTCACAGAATGTGATGGATAGCAGGACAGTTGTGACAGCAGACATTCATTCAAGCTCAGGAAAAGATGACTTTGTCAAATCCAAGGAAGTTAATGAGACGGAAAATAAACTCATAAAAGAGACTGAGAATCTAAATCAGCTTACAGAATGTGACACAGTTAAAATGGAGTTGACACAATCACCAAAAATCTCAGTTTGGAAAGATGATTCAGACATACAGAATGTCTCATATGATGAAAATGTCACCGCCAGGCCAATCGCTGATGGTCTTGAGCAAGAAGGAGCCTTTCAGGTCCATGACACGGAAGTTTTATCTTGTGACAAAGAATTTAATGAGCAACAGACAAATGGTACATCACAAATTCTTGGAGatgtcacaataaaagcctaTAACTCAGGAGTGGAGAGCTCAATGTGTGTACCAGTTTCTAGACAGGATAAAGATGGAGAACAGAAAGACCATGAAGCCCAAGAAATTAATATTTCACAGGTGATCCCACATGCTGAACTGTTTTCTGcatcacaaaataaaactgataCTTTGGCTCTGTTTGACATTGGTCTTGAGGAAAACATCCAAGCAGAGCCAGCTGGGGACGTATCTGAGGAAAGTGGAATTTCCAGCCAACAACGGATACAAGAAATAACTACTTTAGATGAAAGTGAAAATTTGAAAGGAAGATCcaaacagaaaaggagaaaaatggGATCTACTCGCCAGACTCAACTCAATAGGAAaccagaggaaaagagaggggaAACAAAAGAAAGGGACTTTAACACAGAAGCTGACATGAGAAAGGTTGACAAGATGGAAGCAGTAGAGGATTTACAAATTATTGTAACTGCAGAGGTGTCACAGAATGAACATGCAAAGCCATCACTGAGTCCTAAGAATAAAGAACAACAGGAAACGACAAGGTCTGACCTGCAGATAATACAGAGCAACATGATACCAGACATAGATTATTCCAATACTCTCCTTGCTGAGCTATCTGTCTGCCACAATAAAGAAGTTGTTAATCCTGTTAAGTTAGTTCATGTATCCGATGTAAGGGACAGTGAGAGTAATGTAGATGTTAGTGTGGAGTCGTCACAGCTAGATGATTTTACCACCACTGAGATGTATATCACCTCTGTGCTCGCTGGAAGACATTCCATAAATCCACTGCTGTCCGCAAATATGGACTCTACAAACACTGGTATCACAGGGGAGAgctgtgtgtctttatgtgaGACCACACAGAGTCCACAAAATGATGAGAAACAGCCAGAGAGTGTAAACGTAATAAATGACCAAGCTTTGAAATCAGCTGATGAGCCTGTTGTGGCAGATTTGGAAATAGTGAAATCTGTGGTCAGAGGAGGAGCTGAAGAAGAGCACATGAGTGCCCAAGCATACAAGACCCGGACGAAGCAAAATGAAGGAGCTCACACTAAAATTCCCGAGATGATCAATGCAAATTTAGATTCAACCAACAAGAGAAGAAAGATGGGCAGCACCCGCAGAAGTCTCGGATCACGGACAAAACAGGAAGACttgtatgaaaaacaaaaagaggatAATGAGGCAACAGAGGCTGCAACTATTGTTGAAGTTGGAGAGGCTGAAAGTTTCTCAGGCAACATAGGTGTGCCACAACTTCACAAAGACAGTGGCTCTGagcaaaggaaagaaaaggaattTGAAACTGCGGAGTATTACTTCAAACCTCACCAGACATTTGAAGAAAATCCTGTTTCACATGGTCAACTAGTAGAAACAGAGCATCAACTAACTCCCAATTATCTCCCCGCAATACAATCCACTTCTCCCAAACACGATTTAATGTCAGAATCAGCATCAAGtaggaaaataagaaaaatgggATCTAACCGAAAGTCACATGAAAATCAAACagcaaaaagggacaaaatgacTGATGCACAAATTGGGAGAGATGTCAGAAGTATCACAGATGAAAGTGCCAACAAGACAACTGAAGAGCTGAGGGAAGAATCTTTGGGCCCGGACCAAATATCAGAg GTTAACACAAGTGACAAGAAACCTTCACCCAACTTCAGCACCTCAAAGGCAACAGAGCAACCGGCTAGGTAA
- the LOC116688020 gene encoding uncharacterized protein LOC116688020 isoform X4 translates to MSLSIETAVKEKSLETMLEEMNQFDTAQTEDVCDQVKENALVGGNLHSSLTVDQQSKSTEMPDEELPNVCFLTEKEKLKNVNLQTNYLVSEDCVKSEDTDYCITPEITTDKHTHKEHTEPHCSVEQAICLSPKEELSTSDEQKEHVNLFQIRGARHSEDAINEVHEEEVKPTQMHQIDNFSIEDSQSSLQTLHSERNVLLDSQPFDSYQSIKGQSPTGFNTKGNRRKFGSNRKNKGPQVKDTTKLSYLTETMRQEELKEQANQDVKPAGEIRTFGSTVNGEENTEKMSEEGTILSQNVMDSRTVVTADIHSSSGKDDFVKSKEVNETENKLIKETENLNQLTECDTVKMELTQSPKISVWKDDSDIQNVSYDENVTARPIADGLEQEGAFQVHDTEVLSCDKEFNEQQTNGTSQILGDVTIKAYNSGVESSMCVPVSRQDKDGEQKDHEAQEINISQVIPHAELFSASQNKTDTLALFDIGLEENIQAEPAGDVSEESGISSQQRIQEITTLDESENLKGRSKQKRRKMGSTRQTQLNRKPEEKRGETKERDFNTEADMRKVDKMEAVEDLQIIVTAEVSQNEHAKPSLSPKNKEQQETTRSDLQIIQSNMIPDIDYSNTLLAELSVCHNKEVVNPVKLVHVSDVRDSESNVDVSVESSQLDDFTTTEMYITSVLAGRHSINPLLSANMDSTNTGITGESCVSLCETTQSPQNDEKQPESVNVINDQALKSADEPVVADLEIVKSVVRGGAEEEHMSAQAYKTRTKQNEGAHTKIPEMINANLDSTNKRRKMGSTRRSLGSRTKQEDLYEKQKEDNEATEAATIVEVGEAESFSGNIGVPQLHKDSGSEQRKEKEFETAEYYFKPHQTFEENPVSHGQLVETEHQLTPNYLPAIQSTSPKHDLMSESASSRKIRKMGSNRKSHENQTAKRDKMTDAQIGRDVRSITDESANKTTEELREESLGPDQISEVNTSDKKPSPNFSTSKATEQPAR, encoded by the exons ATGTCATTATCAATAGAGACAGCAGTAAAGGAAAAATCCTTGGAAACTATGCTGGAAGAAATGAATCAGTTTGACACTGCTCAGACTGAGGATGTTTGTGATcaagtaaaagaaaatgcacTTGTTGGCGGTAACTTACATTCAAG TTTAACAGTAGATCAACAATCAAAATCTACGGAGATGCCAGATGAAGAACTTcccaatgtgtgttttttaacagaaaaagaaaaactgaaaaatgtaaatttacagACCAACTACTTGGTAAGTGAGGACTGTGTGAAATCAGAAGATACAGACTATTGTATCACACCAGAGATAACTACAGATAAACACACCCACAAAGAGCATACAGAACCTCACTGCAGTGTTGAACAAGCAATATGTTTGTCACCAAAGGAAGAGTTGTCTACAAGTGATGAACAAAAAGAGCATGTGAACTTATTTCAAATCAGAGGAGCTCGGCATTCAGAAGATGCTATAAATGAAGTGCATGAAGAGGAGGTGAAGCCAACACAAATGCATCAAATTGATAACTTCTCAATAGAGGACAGTCAATCTTCTTTACAAACACTGCATTCAGAAAGGAATGTTCTTTTGGACTCCCAACCTTTTGACAGTTATCAGAGCATCAAAGGGCAAAGTCCCACAGGCTTTAACACCAAAGGGAACAGAAGGAAATTTGGGTCAAACCGAAAAAATAAAGGACCGCAGGTCAAGgacacaacaaaactgtcatatttaacagaaacaatgagGCAGGAAGAATTAAAAGAGCAAGCCAACCAAGACGTCAAGCCTGCTGGGGAAATAAGAACATTTGGATCAACCGTAAATGGcgaagaaaatacagaaaagatgTCGGAGGAAGGCACAATTTTGTCACAGAATGTGATGGATAGCAGGACAGTTGTGACAGCAGACATTCATTCAAGCTCAGGAAAAGATGACTTTGTCAAATCCAAGGAAGTTAATGAGACGGAAAATAAACTCATAAAAGAGACTGAGAATCTAAATCAGCTTACAGAATGTGACACAGTTAAAATGGAGTTGACACAATCACCAAAAATCTCAGTTTGGAAAGATGATTCAGACATACAGAATGTCTCATATGATGAAAATGTCACCGCCAGGCCAATCGCTGATGGTCTTGAGCAAGAAGGAGCCTTTCAGGTCCATGACACGGAAGTTTTATCTTGTGACAAAGAATTTAATGAGCAACAGACAAATGGTACATCACAAATTCTTGGAGatgtcacaataaaagcctaTAACTCAGGAGTGGAGAGCTCAATGTGTGTACCAGTTTCTAGACAGGATAAAGATGGAGAACAGAAAGACCATGAAGCCCAAGAAATTAATATTTCACAGGTGATCCCACATGCTGAACTGTTTTCTGcatcacaaaataaaactgataCTTTGGCTCTGTTTGACATTGGTCTTGAGGAAAACATCCAAGCAGAGCCAGCTGGGGACGTATCTGAGGAAAGTGGAATTTCCAGCCAACAACGGATACAAGAAATAACTACTTTAGATGAAAGTGAAAATTTGAAAGGAAGATCcaaacagaaaaggagaaaaatggGATCTACTCGCCAGACTCAACTCAATAGGAAaccagaggaaaagagaggggaAACAAAAGAAAGGGACTTTAACACAGAAGCTGACATGAGAAAGGTTGACAAGATGGAAGCAGTAGAGGATTTACAAATTATTGTAACTGCAGAGGTGTCACAGAATGAACATGCAAAGCCATCACTGAGTCCTAAGAATAAAGAACAACAGGAAACGACAAGGTCTGACCTGCAGATAATACAGAGCAACATGATACCAGACATAGATTATTCCAATACTCTCCTTGCTGAGCTATCTGTCTGCCACAATAAAGAAGTTGTTAATCCTGTTAAGTTAGTTCATGTATCCGATGTAAGGGACAGTGAGAGTAATGTAGATGTTAGTGTGGAGTCGTCACAGCTAGATGATTTTACCACCACTGAGATGTATATCACCTCTGTGCTCGCTGGAAGACATTCCATAAATCCACTGCTGTCCGCAAATATGGACTCTACAAACACTGGTATCACAGGGGAGAgctgtgtgtctttatgtgaGACCACACAGAGTCCACAAAATGATGAGAAACAGCCAGAGAGTGTAAACGTAATAAATGACCAAGCTTTGAAATCAGCTGATGAGCCTGTTGTGGCAGATTTGGAAATAGTGAAATCTGTGGTCAGAGGAGGAGCTGAAGAAGAGCACATGAGTGCCCAAGCATACAAGACCCGGACGAAGCAAAATGAAGGAGCTCACACTAAAATTCCCGAGATGATCAATGCAAATTTAGATTCAACCAACAAGAGAAGAAAGATGGGCAGCACCCGCAGAAGTCTCGGATCACGGACAAAACAGGAAGACttgtatgaaaaacaaaaagaggatAATGAGGCAACAGAGGCTGCAACTATTGTTGAAGTTGGAGAGGCTGAAAGTTTCTCAGGCAACATAGGTGTGCCACAACTTCACAAAGACAGTGGCTCTGagcaaaggaaagaaaaggaattTGAAACTGCGGAGTATTACTTCAAACCTCACCAGACATTTGAAGAAAATCCTGTTTCACATGGTCAACTAGTAGAAACAGAGCATCAACTAACTCCCAATTATCTCCCCGCAATACAATCCACTTCTCCCAAACACGATTTAATGTCAGAATCAGCATCAAGtaggaaaataagaaaaatgggATCTAACCGAAAGTCACATGAAAATCAAACagcaaaaagggacaaaatgacTGATGCACAAATTGGGAGAGATGTCAGAAGTATCACAGATGAAAGTGCCAACAAGACAACTGAAGAGCTGAGGGAAGAATCTTTGGGCCCGGACCAAATATCAGAg GTTAACACAAGTGACAAGAAACCTTCACCCAACTTCAGCACCTCAAAGGCAACAGAGCAACCGGCTAGGTAA
- the LOC116688020 gene encoding uncharacterized protein LOC116688020 isoform X2, producing the protein MPQIDDTSESVINDATDNSEIISANLADQTEVSDTYQCELIVKRTGDSPANQKNSNSDKQDEHPTKENSFESLGRNHEDSHIYDIKEPQISHIEGVDTALGQVYETEGRVQDDTKPSAEQTGLQEMEGLVPEMERESSLQTLQSEINAPLDSQPQHSNTGFNPIGNRRKLGSSRKTKGRQHVKDSVAESYHNPTEEVVGDTRDNEPLETTEMSLSIETAVKEKSLETMLEEMNQFDTAQTEDVCGQVNKNAHVGGNLLSSLTVDQQSKSTEMPDEELPNVCFLTEKEKLKNVNLQTNYLVSEDCVKSEDTDYCITPEITTDKHTHKEHTEPHCSVEQAICLSPKEELSTSDEQKEHVNLFQIRGARHSEDAINEVHEEEVKPTQMHQIDNFSIEDSQSSLQTLHSERNVLLDSQPFDSYQSIKGQSPTGFNTKGNRRKFGSNRKNKGPQVKDTTKLSYLTETMRQEELKEQANQDVKPAGEIRTFGSTVNGEENTEKMSEEGTILSQNVMDSRTVVTADIHSSSGKDDFVKSKEVNETENKLIKETENLNQLTECDTVKMELTQSPKISVWKDDSDIQNVSYDENVTARPIADGLEQEGAFQVHDTEVLSCDKEFNEQQTNGTSQILGDVTIKAYNSGVESSMCVPVSRQDKDGEQKDHEAQEINISQVIPHAELFSASQNKTDTLALFDIGLEENIQAEPAGDVSEESGISSQQRIQEITTLDESENLKGRSKQKRRKMGSTRQTQLNRKPEEKRGETKERDFNTEADMRKVDKMEAVEDLQIIVTAEVSQNEHAKPSLSPKNKEQQETTRSDLQIIQSNMIPDIDYSNTLLAELSVCHNKEVVNPVKLVHVSDVRDSESNVDVSVESSQLDDFTTTEMYITSVSCVSLCETTQSPQNDEKQPESVNVINDQALKSADEPVVADLEIVKSVVRGGAEEEHMSAQAYKTRTKQNEGAHTKIPEMINANLDSTNKRRKMGSTRRSLGSRTKQEDLYEKQKEDNEATEAATIVEVGEAESFSGNIGVPQLHKDSGSEQRKEKEFETAEYYFKPHQTFEENPVSHGQLVETEHQLTPNYLPAIQSTSPKHDLMSESASSRKIRKMGSNRKSHENQTAKRDKMTDAQIGRDVRSITDESANKTTEELREESLGPDQISEVNTSDKKPSPNFSTSKATEQPAR; encoded by the exons ATGCCTCAAATTGATGACACATCTGAAAGTGTGATAAATGATGCCACGGACAATTCTGAAATCATTTCTGCAAACCTGGCAGACCAAACTGAAGTCAGTGACACATACCAATGTGAGTTGATTGTGAAAAGGACTGGTGATTCTCCTGCCAATCAGAAAAATTCAAATTCTGACAAACAGGATGAACATCCTACAAAAGAAAACAGCTTTGAGTCCTTAGGGCGAAACCATGAGGATTCTCATATTTATGATATCAAGGAACCACAGATCAGCCACATAGAAGGAGTAGACACTGCACTAGGTCAGGTATatgagactgaaggcagagtaCAGGATGACACAAAACCAAGTGCTGAACAAACAGGTCTTCAGGAGATGGAAGGACTAGTCCCTGAAATGGAGCGTGAATCCTCTTTACAAACCCTGCAATCAGAAATAAACGCACCTCTTGACTCCCAACCTCAACATAGCAACACCGGCTTCAACCCCATTGGGAACAGAAGAAAACTGGGGTCTAGCCGAAAAACTAAAGGAAGACAGCATGTCAAGGACTCTGTTGCTGAATCATACCACAATCCTACAGAAGAAGTTGTTGGCGATACCAGGGATAATGAACCCCTTGAAACAACAGAAATGTCATTATCAATAGAGACAGCAGTAAAGGAAAAATCCTTGGAAACTATGCTGGAAGAAATGAATCAGTTTGACACTGCTCAGACTGAGGATGTTTGTGGTCAAGTAAACAAAAATGCACATGTTGGCGGCAACTTACTTTCAAGTTTAACAGTAGATCAACAATCAAAATCTACGGAGATGCCAGATGAAGAACTTcccaatgtgtgttttttaacagaaaaagaaaaactgaaaaatgtaaatttacagACCAACTACTTGGTAAGTGAGGACTGTGTGAAATCAGAAGATACAGACTATTGTATCACACCAGAGATAACTACAGATAAACACACCCACAAAGAGCATACAGAACCTCACTGCAGTGTTGAACAAGCAATATGTTTGTCACCAAAGGAAGAGTTGTCTACAAGTGATGAACAAAAAGAGCATGTGAACTTATTTCAAATCAGAGGAGCTCGGCATTCAGAAGATGCTATAAATGAAGTGCATGAAGAGGAGGTGAAGCCAACACAAATGCATCAAATTGATAACTTCTCAATAGAGGACAGTCAATCTTCTTTACAAACACTGCATTCAGAAAGGAATGTTCTTTTGGACTCCCAACCTTTTGACAGTTATCAGAGCATCAAAGGGCAAAGTCCCACAGGCTTTAACACCAAAGGGAACAGAAGGAAATTTGGGTCAAACCGAAAAAATAAAGGACCGCAGGTCAAGgacacaacaaaactgtcatatttaacagaaacaatgagGCAGGAAGAATTAAAAGAGCAAGCCAACCAAGACGTCAAGCCTGCTGGGGAAATAAGAACATTTGGATCAACCGTAAATGGcgaagaaaatacagaaaagatgTCGGAGGAAGGCACAATTTTGTCACAGAATGTGATGGATAGCAGGACAGTTGTGACAGCAGACATTCATTCAAGCTCAGGAAAAGATGACTTTGTCAAATCCAAGGAAGTTAATGAGACGGAAAATAAACTCATAAAAGAGACTGAGAATCTAAATCAGCTTACAGAATGTGACACAGTTAAAATGGAGTTGACACAATCACCAAAAATCTCAGTTTGGAAAGATGATTCAGACATACAGAATGTCTCATATGATGAAAATGTCACCGCCAGGCCAATCGCTGATGGTCTTGAGCAAGAAGGAGCCTTTCAGGTCCATGACACGGAAGTTTTATCTTGTGACAAAGAATTTAATGAGCAACAGACAAATGGTACATCACAAATTCTTGGAGatgtcacaataaaagcctaTAACTCAGGAGTGGAGAGCTCAATGTGTGTACCAGTTTCTAGACAGGATAAAGATGGAGAACAGAAAGACCATGAAGCCCAAGAAATTAATATTTCACAGGTGATCCCACATGCTGAACTGTTTTCTGcatcacaaaataaaactgataCTTTGGCTCTGTTTGACATTGGTCTTGAGGAAAACATCCAAGCAGAGCCAGCTGGGGACGTATCTGAGGAAAGTGGAATTTCCAGCCAACAACGGATACAAGAAATAACTACTTTAGATGAAAGTGAAAATTTGAAAGGAAGATCcaaacagaaaaggagaaaaatggGATCTACTCGCCAGACTCAACTCAATAGGAAaccagaggaaaagagaggggaAACAAAAGAAAGGGACTTTAACACAGAAGCTGACATGAGAAAGGTTGACAAGATGGAAGCAGTAGAGGATTTACAAATTATTGTAACTGCAGAGGTGTCACAGAATGAACATGCAAAGCCATCACTGAGTCCTAAGAATAAAGAACAACAGGAAACGACAAGGTCTGACCTGCAGATAATACAGAGCAACATGATACCAGACATAGATTATTCCAATACTCTCCTTGCTGAGCTATCTGTCTGCCACAATAAAGAAGTTGTTAATCCTGTTAAGTTAGTTCATGTATCCGATGTAAGGGACAGTGAGAGTAATGTAGATGTTAGTGTGGAGTCGTCACAGCTAGATGATTTTACCACCACTGAGATGTATATCACCTCTGT GAgctgtgtgtctttatgtgaGACCACACAGAGTCCACAAAATGATGAGAAACAGCCAGAGAGTGTAAACGTAATAAATGACCAAGCTTTGAAATCAGCTGATGAGCCTGTTGTGGCAGATTTGGAAATAGTGAAATCTGTGGTCAGAGGAGGAGCTGAAGAAGAGCACATGAGTGCCCAAGCATACAAGACCCGGACGAAGCAAAATGAAGGAGCTCACACTAAAATTCCCGAGATGATCAATGCAAATTTAGATTCAACCAACAAGAGAAGAAAGATGGGCAGCACCCGCAGAAGTCTCGGATCACGGACAAAACAGGAAGACttgtatgaaaaacaaaaagaggatAATGAGGCAACAGAGGCTGCAACTATTGTTGAAGTTGGAGAGGCTGAAAGTTTCTCAGGCAACATAGGTGTGCCACAACTTCACAAAGACAGTGGCTCTGagcaaaggaaagaaaaggaattTGAAACTGCGGAGTATTACTTCAAACCTCACCAGACATTTGAAGAAAATCCTGTTTCACATGGTCAACTAGTAGAAACAGAGCATCAACTAACTCCCAATTATCTCCCCGCAATACAATCCACTTCTCCCAAACACGATTTAATGTCAGAATCAGCATCAAGtaggaaaataagaaaaatgggATCTAACCGAAAGTCACATGAAAATCAAACagcaaaaagggacaaaatgacTGATGCACAAATTGGGAGAGATGTCAGAAGTATCACAGATGAAAGTGCCAACAAGACAACTGAAGAGCTGAGGGAAGAATCTTTGGGCCCGGACCAAATATCAGAg GTTAACACAAGTGACAAGAAACCTTCACCCAACTTCAGCACCTCAAAGGCAACAGAGCAACCGGCTAGGTAA